The Amycolatopsis nigrescens CSC17Ta-90 genomic interval TGCTCGCCGTGCTGGTGGCCAGCGGACTGGTGCTCGCCTACCTGGACGCGCAGGACGCCGCGGAGAGCAGGGCGACCGACGAGGTGGTCGCGGTGGCCACCACGGTCGCCGGCTCACCGGCGCTGCCGGCCGCGCTCACCGGCGACGCGCCGAGCCGGCAGCTGCAGCCGTTCGCCGAGCGGATCAGGGTGGCCAACGGCGTCGACTTCATCACCATCATGAGCCCGGACGGGATCCGCTACACCCACCCGAACCCGGCGCTGATCGGCCAGCGGTTCCTCGGCAACACCGCGGATGCCTTGCGCGGCAAGGTATTCACCGAAACCTATACCGGCACCCTCGGCGCGTCGGTGCGCGCGGTGGTGCCCGTCTTCGGCCCCGAAGGCGACCACGGCGCGGTGATCGCGCTGGTCAGCGTCGGCATCACGGTGCAGGCAATCTCCACCGAGCTGCGGGAACGGCTGTGGACGCTGTTCATCGTCGCGGGTGCGGTGCTGGCCGCCGGGATCGGCGGCAGCGTGCTGGTCAGCGCCAGGCTCCGGCGGCAGACGAGGGGAGTGGCGCCGGCCCAGCTCAGCCGCATGTTCGAGTACTACGAGGCGATCCTGCACGCGGTGCGGGAGGGCCTGGTGCTGGTGGATGCGAACGGAAAGGTCGCCCTGTGCAACGACGGCGCCCGCGAGCTGCTCGGCCTCGGCGGCGAGCTGGGCGGCAAGCCGGTCGCTGAGCTGGACCTGGCGCCCGAGCTGGCGGCCACGTTCACCGCGGCCGAGCCGCACACCGACGAGATCCACGTGACCGACTCCCGGGTCCTGCTGGTGAACACCGTGCCGGTGCGCTCGCGGGACCGGGCGATGGGCACCGTGGTGACCCTGCGGGACCACACCGACCTGCAGACGCTCACCGGTGAGCTGGACACCGTGCGCGGGTTCACCGAGTCGCTGCGCTCCCAGGCGCACGAGGCGTCCAACCGGCTGCACACCGTGGTCTCGCTGGTGGAGATCGGCAAGCCGGAGCAGGCGGTCGAGTTCGCCACCGCGGAGCTGGCGATCGCGCAGCGGCTCACCGACCGGGTGCTGGACGCGGTGACCGAGCCGGTGCTGGCCGCGCTGCTGCTGGGCAAGGCAGCGGAGGCCAGCGAGCGCGGGGTCGAGCTGGAGCTCACCCCGGACACCGCGATCGACGACAGCGAGACCGCGATCCCCGCGCGCGACCTGGTCACCGTGCTCGGCAACCTGATCGACAACGCGATCGACGCGGCGGTCGAAGGAGCGGCGGAGCATCATGTTGGACACAGCCGGCCGAAGGTGGTGGTCACAGCGAAGACCGAGGGCGACGAACTGCTGCTGCGCGTGGCCGACACCGGGCGCGGGATCAGCGAAGCGGCGATGCCGGAGCTGTTCCGGCGCGGCTGGTCCACCAAGCCGGCGGACGGTGCGGCCGGGCGGGGCCTCGGCCTAGCACTGGTCGGCCAGGCGGTGCGCCGCCACGGTGGCACCATCGAGGTGGGCGGCACCGGCGCGGGCGCGGTGTTCGTCGTGCGGCTGCCCGCCGGGCGGGAGGCCGGCTCGTGATCAGCGTGCTGGTGGTGGAGGACGACCCGGTGGTGGCCGAGGCGCACCGGCAGTACGTGGCCAGGGTCCCCGGATTCGCGGTGTCCGGGGTGGTGCACTCCGGTGGCGACGCGCTCCGGTTCTGCGAGCGGGAGCAGGTCGACCTGATCCTGCTCGACTTCTACCTGCCGGACACGCACGGCCTTGCCATCTGCCGGGCGCTGCGGGCGGCGGGCAGCACGGCCGACGTGATCGCGGTGACCTCGGCCAGGGACCTCGCGGTGGTCAAGGCCGCCGTTTCCGCGGGGGTGGTGCAGTACCTGCTCAAGCCGTTCACCTTTCCGACCCTGCGGGAGAAGCTGGAGCGGTACGCGCGGTTCCGGCAGAGCGTCGGTCAGCCGGGCGAGGCGGCCGACCAGGCCGATATCGACCGCGCCTTCGCCACCCTGCGCACCGCGGACAACCCGGGGCTGCCCAAGGGCATGAGCGGGGAGACGCTGGACGCGATCAGGGCCGCGCTGCGCCAGGCGGACGACGGGCTTTCGGCAGGCGCGGCGGCCACCGCCACCGGGGTGTCCAGGGTGACTGCGCGGCGGTACCTGGAGTACCTCGCCGACAACGGCATGGCCAGCCGCGAACCGCGCTACGGCCAGGTGGGCCGCCCCGAGGTCTGGTACCGCTCCCTGACGTCGTGAGTGGAAAGTGTTGCTCTGGCAACACTTTTCACTCACGACGTCGGTGCTGTCAGCGGGGGCGGCCGGGGACGCCGGGGCGGGTCTGCCAGGGGAGCGGACCGTCCAGCGGGCGGTACTCGACGCCGAGCGCGTCCAGCCGCGGCAGGTGGTGGTCCCGCAGCCGGGGCAGGAACTCGCCGTAGTCGCGGTGTTCCCGGGGGCTCCAAACCACCTCGGCGAAGGCGGCCAGCCGGGGGAAGGTCGCGTAGTCGACCCGGCGCGCGGTGTCCAGGTGCTCGGTCCACACCTGTGCCTGCGCGCCGAGCACCCGCTCGTGCGCGTCCTCCGGAAGGCCGGGCGGCAGAGGTTCGTAGCCGTAGACGTGCTCCAGGGTGTGCAGGAAGCCCACCGGGATCGGCTCGTCCGGATGGTCGGACTGCCGGTGGTCCAGGTACACGTACTGCTCCGGGCACATCACCACGTCGTGTCCGGCGGAAGCGGCCTGCACCCCGGCCTCTTCCCCGCGCCAGGACCCGATCACCGTGGAGCGGGGGAACTCCGCGCCGGCCTCCAGCACCTCGTCCCAGCCGAGCGCCCGGCGCCCGCGGGTCTCCAGGTGCGCGGCGATCCCGGCGAGCAGTCGGCCGTGCTCCGCGGTGGCCCCCGGCACCTCGTCCCCGCCGATCCCGATCATCTCGGCCGGGAAGATCGCCGTCACCTCGTCGAACACCGCCGCGAAGAAGTCCAATGTGGACTCGGTTGGGCGGAGCAGGTCGTCGCTGATCCCCCAGGAGGTCCACACTTCGGGCCGCTCGCTGCTGCCCAGCTCCGGATAGGCCGCGATGGCGGCCATCGAGTGCCCCGGCAGGTCGATCTCCGGCACCACGGTGATCGCCCGCTCCCGCGCGTAGGCGACGATTTCCCGCAGGTCGTCCCCGGTGTAGAAGCCGCCGTGCGGGCGTCCGTCGCGCTCCGGGCCGTCGTGCCGGCCGACCATGGACCCGGTCCGCCACGCACCCACCTCGGTCAGCCGGGGATAGCGCGGGATCTCGATCCGCCAGCCCTGGTCGTCGGTGAGGTGCAGGTGCAGCACGTTCAGCTTGTGCGCGGCCAGCTGGTCGATGAACCGCAGCACCTCGTACTTGGGGCGGAAGTTCCTCGCCACGTCGAGCAGGCAGCCGCGCCACGAGAACCGCGGCCGGTCGGACACCGTGCCGCACGGCAGCGTGACGGGTCCACTATGGATGGACGCGGTGCGGAAGGCGGCCGGCCCGGCGAGCTGGCGCAGGGTCTGCCGGGCGTGGCATTCGCCGGCGTGGTCCCCGGCCGTGACGGTCACCCCGGCCGGGTTGATCTCCAACCGGTACGCCTCGGCGGGCAGCTCCTCGTGCCGTACCTCGACCTGCCCGTCCCAGACGCACTCGCCTTCGACCGGGCGCACGTCAACAGGCCGCGGCAGCAGGCCGTGCCAGCCGGTCAACCCTTCACCGCCCCGGCCATGCCGGACACCAGCCTTCGCTGCACCAGTACGAAGAAGACCAGTGCCGGAATCGTCATCAGCGTGGAGGACGCCATGATCGCACCCCAATCGTTCTCTTCGGGTTTGAAGAACACCAGCATCGCCTGCGGCAGGGTCTGGTTCTCGGTCTTGGAGATGATGAACGTCTTGGCGAACAGGAAGTCGTTCCAGGCGTGGATGAACGCCACCACGCTGGTCGCCACCAGCCCGGGTGCGACCAGCGGGAACAGGATCTGCCAGACGAACCGGAACCGGCTCGCACCGTCCACTGTGGCCGCTTCCTCCAGCTCCAGCGGTACCGCGGCGACGAACCCGCGCAGCATCCAGATCGCGAACGGCAGGCTGAACGCCAGGTGCACGAGCACCAGCGAGCCCAGCTCGTTCAGCCCGAACGCCGGCACCACCCCGCCGACCGAGCGCATCAGGAAGAACAGCGGGATGGTCAGCGCCTCGATCGGCACCATCTGCGCCACCAGCAGCATCACCAGCAGCACCGTGCGGCCGCGGAAGCGGAACCTGGTCAGCGCCACCGCGGACAGGAACGACAGCAGCACCGACAGCGCCACCACCGCGACCGCCACCAGCACGCTGTTCAGGAAGTAGCCGCCGAAACCGGAGACGGTCAGCACCCGCTCGAAGCTCTCCAGCGTGGGCGCCAGCGTCCACGGCTTCGGGCTCGCGGACTGGATCTCGCCGGGCGGTTTGAACGCGGTCAGCACCATCCAGTACAGCGGGAACGCGACCAGCCCGGCGATCACCACGGTGAGCACCTCGGCGGCCAGCCGGCCCGGCTTGCGGACCACCCTGTTCACACCAGCTCCGCGCTGCGCCGCTGCGACCGCACGTACAAGCCGGTGATCGACATCAGGATCACCGTCATCACCACCCCGATGGCCGCGCCGAGCCCGTACTGGGAACCGGCGAACGCCTGCTGGTAGGCGTAGACGTTGAGCACCAGGTTGCGCCCGGCCAGTCCACCGCCGTTGGTCATCACGTAGATCTGGGTGAACACCTTGAAGTCCCAGATGATCGACTGCACGGTCGCGATCATCAGCACCGTGCGCAGCATCGGCAGGATCACCGACACCGCGGTCTTGAACCCGGACGCGCCGTCCAGCGCGGCTGCCTCCAGCACCTCGTCCGGAATGGCCCTGATCCCGGCGTACATGGTGATCATGACGAACGGGAAGGAGCACCAGATCACCTCCAGCGCGACCAGCCCGAACGCGCTGTAGGTGTCGTAGGTCCAGGAGTGCTGCGCCATCCCGTCGAACCCGATCCCGGCGAGAACCTTGTTCACCAGGCCGAAATCCGCGTCGAACAGGAACAGCCAGATGTAGGAGCCCGCCACCGCCGGGGTGGCCCACGCGCCGAGCGCGGCCAGGAACAGCAGCATCCGCGGGACCGCGCGGACCCGGCTGGCCAGCACCGCCAGTGCGGTGCCCACGAACAGGCTGCCCGCCACGCAGACCGCGGCGAAGCCGAGCGTCTTCGCCAGCACCACCCAGAACGTGCTGCTGGTCAGCAGCTGGACGTAGTTGCTGAGCCCGATGAACACCAGCGGCGCGTTACCGGCCGCCTCGGCCTGGCCGTAGTCGTAGACCGAGATCAGCACCAGCTGGTAGATCGGGTAGGCGAGCACGCCGATCAGCAGGATCGCCATCGGCGCCAGGTAGCGGGAGGCGGCCCAGCCGTCCCCCCGGCGACCCCGCCCCCGGCGGCGCGGCGCGGGGCCGTGCGATGCCGTCGAGGGCGGGGTCGGGGGAGCCAGGTCGGATTGCGCGGACTGTGCGGTCACGGAAAGCTCAGCCACCGAAGGCGTTGTTCATCTTCTCGGCGGCAGCGCCCAGTGCGGCGTTCACGTTCTGCTCCCCGGTGGCGATCTGCTGGATCGCCGTTGGCAGGATGTTCTGCGCGTCGATCCTGGACCAGGCCGGGGTGCTCGGCACGAACTTGGTGCCCGCCTTCAGGGTGTCCACGAACGGCCTGAGGAACTGGTCGCTCGCGGCCAGCTGCTGCTGGACGCCGCCGAGGGTGGGCAGGTTGCCCATCGCGGCGTACATCTTGGCCTGGTACTTGGAGCTGGCCAGCAGCTCGATGAACTCCACCGCCAGCCCGCGGCGCTTGCTGCCGCCGAACACGCCGAGCAGGTTGCCGCCGGCGAACGCCGGTGCGATCGAGCCGGGTTCGTTGCCCGGCAACGGAACCACCGCGTACTTGCCGGCCGACGCGCCCTGGTCCACGGCCTTGCGGTTGAAGTCGCCGCCGATGGTCATCGCCGCCTTGCCGCCGGCGAAGGCCTGCACGCTCTGCGTTCCGGTGAAGTTGGCGCAGCTCTCCGGCGGGCAGATGTCCGGCTTGATCAGCTGCGCGTACGCGGACACGCCCGCCTTCGCGTTCTCCGCGGTCAGCGCCGTGGTCCAGCGGCTGCCGTCCTGCCTGGCGATTTCCCCGCCGTTGGCCCAGAGGTAGGGCAGCATCGCGTAGGTGTACTTGCCGCCCACCGAGATCCCGTACAGGTCCGGCTTCGCTGCGCGGATCGTGCGCGCGGTCTCGGCCAGCTGCGGCAGCGTGGCCGGTGGCTGCAGGCCGAGCTCGGCGAACACGTCGGTGCGGTAGTAGAGCGCGCGGATGCCGGTGTACCAGGGCAGGCCGTAGACCTTCCCGTTCACCTTGGCGGTGTCCAGTACGGACGGCAGCAGGTCCGCGCCCTCCTTCCAGGACTGCAAATCGCCGCCGAGGTCGGCCAGCGCGCCGGTCTCGGCGTAGCTGGCCACGTCGGTGTTGCCGAACTCCGCCACGTCCGGGGCGTTCGTGGGGTCGTTGAAGGCGCCGGAGAACTTGTCCGCCCTGCCTTCGACCGGGATCCACTGCACGTCCACTTCGACGCCGGCGTGCGCGGCCTTGAACTCGGCGATGGCCTCTCCGACGGCCGCCTCCTTGGGTGCCCGGTTGGCTTCGTCGAACAGCCAGACGCGGACCGTGCCGGTCTTCTCGTCGCCGCCCTGCCCACCAGGGCCGGCGGACTGGGTCGGTGCGCAACCGGCCGCGACCAGAACGGTCACGGACAGCGCGAAAATCGTCTTGGTGGCTCTCATCGGGTTCTCCATTGCGCTATATGCAATGAGCGTTTCGCTATTAGCAACAGATCGTACGAGCCGCGCCTTACCCGCACAAGGGTCTAGACCAGTCCCGAATGCCCCTTAAGGCCACCTTTGTTACCTCAGAGGTAGCAAAGGTGGCCTTAAGGGACTCGATCAGCGGAAGAGGACGGTGGCGACGGAGGGGACGGCGAGGGAACCCTGGGAACGGCCGGGCAGGCCGGTTTTCGGGTCGCGCGGCAGCCAGTTCACCGTGCCGGAGCGCTGGTTCGACACGTAGATCCACCGCCCGGACGGGTCCAGGGTGAAGTGCCGCGGCCAGACGCCTCCGGTGGCCACGTTGCCGACCCTGCTGATCGCCCGGCCGCTGTCGCGCACCGCGAACGTGGCGATGGTGTCCTCACCGCGGTTGGACGCGTAGACGAACCCGCCGTCCGGGGAGACCGCGATCTCGCCGGGGTAGCTCGGCACCGGGGCGTTCGCGTCCACGGTCGGCACCACCTCGCCCAGGGTGAGCTTGCCGCGCGCGGCGTCCCAGGCCGCCACGGTGACC includes:
- a CDS encoding response regulator gives rise to the protein MISVLVVEDDPVVAEAHRQYVARVPGFAVSGVVHSGGDALRFCEREQVDLILLDFYLPDTHGLAICRALRAAGSTADVIAVTSARDLAVVKAAVSAGVVQYLLKPFTFPTLREKLERYARFRQSVGQPGEAADQADIDRAFATLRTADNPGLPKGMSGETLDAIRAALRQADDGLSAGAAATATGVSRVTARRYLEYLADNGMASREPRYGQVGRPEVWYRSLTS
- a CDS encoding sensor histidine kinase, producing MRTLERRPWSVARQLLVLQVLVLAVLVASGLVLAYLDAQDAAESRATDEVVAVATTVAGSPALPAALTGDAPSRQLQPFAERIRVANGVDFITIMSPDGIRYTHPNPALIGQRFLGNTADALRGKVFTETYTGTLGASVRAVVPVFGPEGDHGAVIALVSVGITVQAISTELRERLWTLFIVAGAVLAAGIGGSVLVSARLRRQTRGVAPAQLSRMFEYYEAILHAVREGLVLVDANGKVALCNDGARELLGLGGELGGKPVAELDLAPELAATFTAAEPHTDEIHVTDSRVLLVNTVPVRSRDRAMGTVVTLRDHTDLQTLTGELDTVRGFTESLRSQAHEASNRLHTVVSLVEIGKPEQAVEFATAELAIAQRLTDRVLDAVTEPVLAALLLGKAAEASERGVELELTPDTAIDDSETAIPARDLVTVLGNLIDNAIDAAVEGAAEHHVGHSRPKVVVTAKTEGDELLLRVADTGRGISEAAMPELFRRGWSTKPADGAAGRGLGLALVGQAVRRHGGTIEVGGTGAGAVFVVRLPAGREAGS
- a CDS encoding carbohydrate ABC transporter permease, producing the protein MNRVVRKPGRLAAEVLTVVIAGLVAFPLYWMVLTAFKPPGEIQSASPKPWTLAPTLESFERVLTVSGFGGYFLNSVLVAVAVVALSVLLSFLSAVALTRFRFRGRTVLLVMLLVAQMVPIEALTIPLFFLMRSVGGVVPAFGLNELGSLVLVHLAFSLPFAIWMLRGFVAAVPLELEEAATVDGASRFRFVWQILFPLVAPGLVATSVVAFIHAWNDFLFAKTFIISKTENQTLPQAMLVFFKPEENDWGAIMASSTLMTIPALVFFVLVQRRLVSGMAGAVKG
- a CDS encoding extracellular solute-binding protein, with product MRATKTIFALSVTVLVAAGCAPTQSAGPGGQGGDEKTGTVRVWLFDEANRAPKEAAVGEAIAEFKAAHAGVEVDVQWIPVEGRADKFSGAFNDPTNAPDVAEFGNTDVASYAETGALADLGGDLQSWKEGADLLPSVLDTAKVNGKVYGLPWYTGIRALYYRTDVFAELGLQPPATLPQLAETARTIRAAKPDLYGISVGGKYTYAMLPYLWANGGEIARQDGSRWTTALTAENAKAGVSAYAQLIKPDICPPESCANFTGTQSVQAFAGGKAAMTIGGDFNRKAVDQGASAGKYAVVPLPGNEPGSIAPAFAGGNLLGVFGGSKRRGLAVEFIELLASSKYQAKMYAAMGNLPTLGGVQQQLAASDQFLRPFVDTLKAGTKFVPSTPAWSRIDAQNILPTAIQQIATGEQNVNAALGAAAEKMNNAFGG
- a CDS encoding carbohydrate ABC transporter permease codes for the protein MAILLIGVLAYPIYQLVLISVYDYGQAEAAGNAPLVFIGLSNYVQLLTSSTFWVVLAKTLGFAAVCVAGSLFVGTALAVLASRVRAVPRMLLFLAALGAWATPAVAGSYIWLFLFDADFGLVNKVLAGIGFDGMAQHSWTYDTYSAFGLVALEVIWCSFPFVMITMYAGIRAIPDEVLEAAALDGASGFKTAVSVILPMLRTVLMIATVQSIIWDFKVFTQIYVMTNGGGLAGRNLVLNVYAYQQAFAGSQYGLGAAIGVVMTVILMSITGLYVRSQRRSAELV
- a CDS encoding beta-N-acetylhexosaminidase, producing MTGWHGLLPRPVDVRPVEGECVWDGQVEVRHEELPAEAYRLEINPAGVTVTAGDHAGECHARQTLRQLAGPAAFRTASIHSGPVTLPCGTVSDRPRFSWRGCLLDVARNFRPKYEVLRFIDQLAAHKLNVLHLHLTDDQGWRIEIPRYPRLTEVGAWRTGSMVGRHDGPERDGRPHGGFYTGDDLREIVAYARERAITVVPEIDLPGHSMAAIAAYPELGSSERPEVWTSWGISDDLLRPTESTLDFFAAVFDEVTAIFPAEMIGIGGDEVPGATAEHGRLLAGIAAHLETRGRRALGWDEVLEAGAEFPRSTVIGSWRGEEAGVQAASAGHDVVMCPEQYVYLDHRQSDHPDEPIPVGFLHTLEHVYGYEPLPPGLPEDAHERVLGAQAQVWTEHLDTARRVDYATFPRLAAFAEVVWSPREHRDYGEFLPRLRDHHLPRLDALGVEYRPLDGPLPWQTRPGVPGRPR